Below is a window of Sulfurisphaera ohwakuensis DNA.
TCTGATCTATTACGTAGCTGAGAAAGATCTGGATCCTGCAGATGCTTACCTTGTGGTTTTTAAGCAAGAGGTTTAAAATATCTATAATTACCATGGATAAGGATTTCGAAAGAGCTAAGAATGAAATAGAAGTTATAGACACATGAATATTGTTATATGCAGTTTAAGTATATGCTAACAAATCCCTTGTCTTTCTCCGCAGTAAGTTATTTCTATGTATAAAGAATGTGAAAGTAGGAAGTTACTATTCAGAATTTTGAACTTCTTATAACTTATAAGAGGAGACCATGTTTTTATTATAATATAAAATTAATAAAAACTGAACTTTACAAATATCCTATTATCGGAAAAATTGATCAACTTAACTTGAATAGTTATAGGTTGAAATCGTGTAGGGAACTTAGAAACCGAAAACTCTATATTTTCTATTTACTGATGACGATAAGATTACTTAAAAGTCTTGAAAGTTCTTTTAGAAGCCATAAAGTTCTTCAGCGTTTTTATAAAAGAATCTTTCCTTAAACACTTCTAAGTCGTCTTCTGATAACAGATCTCTCTTTAAAAACTCTGACCGTAATTCCTCAAAACTCTCTTTGGCTAATTTTACACCCAGCCAAGCAATTTCAGGTATGTTAAACGCATCGGAACCATAAAGTACTTTATTAGCCGGTGATACTTCAAATATCTCTTTCATTACGTTGAATGTTGAAAGTGGTGCTAATGGGTTAAACTGTGAAATATCAAGATATACTGAAGGGAAAATATAACTCATCCACGCGGTTTCCCTATGGTATGGATAGCCGGCGTGCACAAGAATTACTTTTCCTTCATATTTTCTAACAACATCAGTAAGGTAAGAGGGCCGTGATAAATCAAGTTTTATGTCCCTATCTCCAGCCCCAGTGTGTACTTGTATAGGCACTTTAAGCTCCTTAGCTATTTCTAACGTTTTACAAACTAGGAAATCCCTAAGGGCTTTAGCTTTTCTACCAAACCAATCTCTTTCTCCGCTGTAGAACTCTTCAAAAGCTTTACTCTCATTACATGAAATTTTTAACCCAGTCCTATAAGCTATAATAGTCTTAAAACCAGCATAGCCTATTCTGATCTTCTCCCTCAGAGTCTCTTCAAAATATTCTATTGCTTTATCAAAAGGTTTCTTAAACATCTCATCGTTTATAATCTTCTCTATCCTGAATAAGAGTTTGTATTTTACTGGTGGTTCAATTTCTTTTTTCCCGAAACCTTCATCAATCACCATACCTTCTATATTAGCATCTTGAAATAGGAATCTCACATAATTTACTGGATCGTCCTTAATCATTCTGTTTCTTTCATCTATAAAATTCTCTCCTAAAAGTTTCTTCAATCTGTGTTTTAGGACTAGGAAAAATGGTTTTAATAAATTCATTGTAACTACATCAGCATTAATCTCTCCTTCAAGCCAACTTTCTGCTGATTCTAAAGCTAAACCCTTCTCATCAAGTGGTTTTATGCTAAACCAATGAGCATGATCATCGATTACCTTAAACATACCTATATACCTCGTATTCCCAGTCTGTTACTAAGCTTTCATATTCTTCAATTTCAGCCATCTTTACTTTTATGAATTCTTCCACAATCTCTTTCCCTACTCTTTCAATTAGTCTCGTATCCTTCTTTAACTCATTAAGTGCTTCTCTCAAGTTTCTAGGAATATCCTCTATGTCCTTTCTGAAATATGCGTTCTCATTTACTGGTGATGGAGGTTTTAGACCCCTTTCAATACCGTCCATTCCGGCTTCAATAAATGCCGATAATAAGAGGTATGGATTTGTTGTTGGGTCCGGTACCCTATACTCTATTCTCCTATCTTGCATACTCATCCCAGGGTATGGTGTAGGTATTCTTAGCATTGCGCTTTTGTTGTTATAACCATAAGTTATTTTTGTTGGTGCCCAAGAGCCCGGTACAAGCCTTTTATAGGAGTTTATTGTTGGTGCAGCTATTGCTGTTAATGCCTTTGCATGTTCAATTACTCCAGCTATAAAGTTATAAGCTAAGTCACTTAAACCATATTTATCACTGGCTTCGTAGAAAAGGTTCCTTCCATTTTTCCACATGCTAAAGTTTAAGTGAAGTCCAGAGCCAGCCATTTTGTTAAATGGTTTTGGCATAAAGTTAACTTCAACATTATATTTTGATGCAATTTGTCTAGCAATTTCTTTAAATAGAATTACCTCATCTGCACTCCTCATTGCGTCTTTATGTTGTATATCAAATTCGTATTGTCCCGGACCATATTCCTTTATAACACGTAACGGGATTATACCTACACTTCCTGCTACTTTAGCAATTTCCGGGATAATCGGATTATTGTAATAAGCCCTTGAATCGAAGCATTTAGCATCATCATAAGGTTTTCTATCCTTAATTAGGTAAAATTCTATCTCGAATGAGGATTTAAACTCATATTCACCATATTTTTCCAATATCTTTTTGAGAGTACTTCTGGGGTCGTATATCCACGGTGAACTACCCTTATAAAGATAACATAATACTACAGCGGATGGAGGAAAAATAGAGAGTGTGGATAAGTCTGGAGTTAGAAATACATCTTCATCTTGAGGACCAAATGTACCGTAAGGGGAAATGTAATCCATTGGTGTGAAGCTCATCATTGCCATTGTTAATCCTATTCCGGTTTTTACTAGATTGTCTACTTCATCGATGTATGCCCCTTTTGATCTTATTATTCCATCTAACCCTACCCATGTAAAGCGTAAAATTTCTACGTTGTTCTTTCTTAATAATTCACTTACACTCATATTTTTAATAACTGTATGAGAAATTATAAACAATGATGAAGTATAATGTCTGATTGGTGAAGAAGGTCTTGAGCTCTGATAAGCTCTGGATCTACTTTAAAACCGAACTAGTTAGTGCATTAGATAAAGTTAAAAGTGTAAGAATAAATGTAGAATAATATAAAGCTTCACTATCTATAACTTATGATAAAACTTATTTGATCAAGTATCAAAAATTAAGTAATGAACGAGGAAATTAAGGGCATTAGAAAGCTGAAAATTGGGGCTTTGCTATTAACTCTTGCAGGGATAATACCCCTTGCTGGAACCTTAACTAATTTAAGTATCTTCTTAGGAGTTTTAGCTGAGTCTAATCGTAGCGTTTCTGAATTTGATCATAAATTCATAAAAGTAGAACCAATTGTTATAGATATAGCAATAGGTATGATGGTATCAAGTGCTATCCTCGGCTTAATATCCATTATAATATTTAGAAGTGGTTTTTTAACATTAAAGAAAATAGATTCCAGATTAGGAATAGGAAGTATTGGAGCATATTTAATATTTGCTTCTATAATTACGTATTTTATTTCAAGTTCTAGTCAGATGATTTACTATTCTTATGACAGTATAATATTCTTATCAAGTGTTTTTATGTTTATAACTGGGGGCATAATCATAATTATAGGGTTCTACAGAGTGGGGGAGAAATATGGGGAAAACTTAGTAAGTTTAGGAAGTATATTGAGTATAATATTTCCTCTTATAGGTATAGCTTATCTTCTAGTTTATCTAGGTTTAAGAGGTATCGAGAAAAAGTTGAGGCGTGAAGAGAATAAAGTTACTAAAGTTGTATGAATGAGGTTAGAAAGCTTTTGTAAGAATATTGAAGGAGTGAATTTCATTTACATTTTATAGTGTTTTTCATAGTAAATATGAAGGATAAATGATACCTATCTATGCAAAACATATCCTCTCCACTTGAGTGTAAAGTTATTGTAATTTTATACTACTGTAAAGTACGCAAAGACCGTTTGGTTAAAGTAATCAAAAGCTACAACAGTATAAATTCCCGGCTGAAAATATGTGAAATTACCGTTAGAAAGCGGAGCAAGAGTACTACTATTTGGAAACACCCAGTAACCGTAAAATGTTAAACTTATAGCATTTTACGTCTTTTTCCTTCTCTTAAAAAGTTTCTTAATCCCGCCCAAAGATTGATAAATACTTTTTATCACCCTTGCTATCCTCTTGGCACCCAAATACAAACCAAGGGAATACTTAAACAAGAGTACCAAGAGTAGGGAGAGAGCCTTAAGGGTTATAAACCCCTTATTCCTAACCCAGGTGAGGAAAGAACCCTTCTCCAATCCCAAGGCTTTAAGCTCCCTAATCAAAACCTCAATATCCCAACGATTCTCCCATGTAGTTATGATATCCTCAGCAGTATCATTAACGTTGGTAGAGAAGAAGTACCTCCTTCCAAAACCCTTATAATCATCTATTACAAGTAATTTTATGGGAATACCTAAATACTCAACTAGGTATTCCCCCTCGGGGAACTCACCAACAGGCACAAGCCTACCACCCTCGGTGACCCGCGAGTTGGCCTTGAGTTCCCCGACGGTATCATCCAAGAGAGTTTTAGAATTAACATACCAAGAATCAAAAACCTTGCACACAACATTAAACTCCTTCTCGAGAATTGGCAATGTTTCCAAGTATTCTTGTATCTTTGTCTTGAACTCAACCTCCTCTCCCCTCTCCCTTAATATCTCAACAACCTTTTGTGGTATGTAGGGTATTATTGTTACTATGTAGGTCTCGTTTGTTTTCAAGTCTTTTATTGCTATTATGAGTAGTTGTATTGTTGGTTCGTATCTTTTGTGTTCTCTGCAGTAAAAGACTTGTGCTCCGTTTCTTGATACTGGTAGTGCTCTTGCGTGTTGTTTGTGATCATGTGTGTCGTCTATTATTAGTTGTACTGGGTGGTCTTGTACTATCTCTTTTACTATTTTGGTCAGGTTTGTGTTTGCTAGTTTGTTAAGGTTTTTTAGTACTGTCTCGTAGTCCATGCCCGTTGCTTGGGCTATTTCTGTTGCTGTTCCACCCATTACTCCTCCAAGTACTAGTTTTGCTAGTGTGTCTTTTCTCAAGCTAGTCAAGGCGGTGAATATTTGTTGGAGTGCTTCTTGTAGTGCATTGTAATACGCTTGGAGTAATGAGTTTGTATTCATCCGATATTTTGTTTGGTTAATTTTTAAAAAGTTTTCAAGGTCCCCTTAAACTGCAAGGCCCTAGACCCCAATTTCATTACCCCGAAAATAATTCAAGAGAGTTAAAAAATAGATAAAATAATTTAACTAAATATTCTTGGAAAATAGTAATATTATCTTGTAAGAGCAAGATGGTTAGGAGTAAGCGGAAGTCTTCTTTGCTCGTTGTCCCCTTGAGGAGCAAGTATAGTGTATAGATTAACATTGCTAGGAGGAAGATGAATAATCGGAATAGCCAACTCCTTGATGAGGTAAAGATTAGGAAAGATTTGATTAACTTGTATGATGCCTCTATTGGTGTTCTAACCTTGTTATACCATTTTACAATAATACTCCTATTTACGTCTAGGTTTGTCCCCTTTGCCAAGTACTCCTTTTCCCTACCGTGATGTATTATTAGCCTAAAGGTTGCCTTCTTAGCATTTGACTTTGCAGTATAATCCCCGTCAAAATTTCTATGTATTCCAACCTTTTCCACTGGTACTCCAATGATGAAGTTAAACCTTGATAAGTAGTTGATCACGTCTACTGAATAGAATCCGGCATCTAGTGTTACTAGTTCTATTTCTAGGCCTAATGCTGGTATTTGTTGTATTGGGTTTTCAACTATCTCTAGCCTAGTCATTCTATGCGTGTGAATGCTAGTATTAGTGTTTTTCCCTTTACTCTTGTTGTTGCTGTTGCGTAATTCTATGCGTAATCTTTTTCTGAGCCGCTTAGTCCTTCTACTGGTTTTCCCTTGTGTTTTACTGACGTTAGTCTATTGATATTTTTACACGTTTTCTTCCGCCTAGTTCCTTAATGGAGGTTGTTTTGATCATGTTTAGTATTTGTTCTATTACTTGTGGTTGTTCTTTCACGTAGTTTCTTACTGTTTGTGGTGAGATACCAAATTCTTTTGCCTTGTTTTCTACTGAATCTTTTGTTAGTGCTGCTGTTACAAGTGTTTTCTTGACTTCTTCTGCCTTGAAGTTTATGATGGAAAATAATTTTTCCTTGATTTGTGCAAGTGTCTTTGGGTGGACGGAGCCTGGTATTATCAAGTTGGTTCCCCTAAGGTAATACCACTCCGTCCACCTTAACTTTTATTACAAAATTTTCAAGATAATAGATAATTACTCTTTGAAATTATTTTTGTAAAATGAATTTGGGGTCTAGGGTATTGCCATTTTAATTACCCTACTATATATCTTGATATACATCTAATAAATATTTGATACACATGATAGAGTCCAATGCGTAATTAATGTGAATAATTATATAAAGTGAAAAGTTATAAAAACACGTTTATTCAGAATTAAATTCACTTAATTACAAACAATATGATAATATAGAATAAGTTTATTAAATGTAATTGCAAATAATCTCGTAATTTTCGATAATCTAGGCCAAGAAAGCTTTTGTAGTGAGATTTTCAAATATGATGTAATCCTCTTAAATATTATTCTGTCAGTTGGGTTCTATAATATTTATTTTCCTGTAAAAATTTTATTAATAAAGTGAATTACACTAATTATGCATTGGGTGCTCTCACGTAGCTACTAAGTTTAAGGAAATTGTTGAAATATTAATTAAGAATAGTCCTTCATTATAATTAATTTAGTATTCTTATCAAAGCATATCAGCATTCTTGAAAAGAAGTCTTCCCTACCTAAAATGAGGCTGGGGAAAATCCCTCCTATTTCTCCGAAATCAGCTACCACAACTGGAATTTCGAAGTCCTTATTCAGTTCTACGAAATGAAATTTTAACTTATACCTTTTTGTGTATAGGTTCAGATTGGTTAATATCACGGTATCTAAATAGCGTTCTTCTAGATTATCAAAACATTCATTTAACGTCCTCTTGTTTATTAATGAAAATCTACTACCGGTATCTGGTAAAGCATAAATTAACAAATTCCCTCCCAATTTAGGACATTCGATCTCGGTTTTCAGTAAAGGTATTGAGTAACTCCTTAAGGTAACAAAAGGAATTTCTATATAATTACCATATTAATCATTCTCGGCTTCTACTACCGTCAAAATGTCATATTGACTCCTCTTATAACCCTTCTTCTTCATTATCTCTTCAACTTCCTCCCACGAATTACCCTCAGCTACAATATTCCTATTCTCATCTATCGCATAATATTTCCTAATAACCTTAATGGTTTTTGGCATATATACCCTCGAATTAAATAATAAATTTCCAAAGTTATAACCTTATCTTAGTTGATTATCTATTTCCTAACGATAAGGGTGAGTTAGGTTTTTATTGTAATATTCTCGTAGAATTAGAATAATTCTATGAAGAATATATATCATTATCTCCGTTAAGTCCGTGTGTAATTCCTTGTTCTCTTCAATTGTAAATATACAATCAATTTTTTGACTTCAAAAATGAGAAAATAAAGTGAATTTATAAAAGAGCCGTGAAAGACCCTTATATAGTTATTCGTATTAATTACACATTGGACGCTCCTACGGGGAATCCCCGCAATTCAACCGAACGATTAAAGTCAAGTATTACGAGAGTAAAATAAATAATCGAGTCAAGTAAGGAGAAAACAATATAAGCCCAGGTACACTATGTGGATAACACCCCCTTTAAGAGGCTGGCTGTGAAGCCCCTAGAACGATCTAACAAGCGGGGATAAAACCCCGTGTAGGAGAGTGTAACAAATTACCCTAGGGGCTGAACATATTTGATACTATGCAAGAAAATCAAGGTATTACAATCACAAGATTTATATAAAGGATACATGTCTAACACACACAGATTCTCGGTTCCCACAGGAATGTTAGAGGCGTAGCATGTGGAGCCTCTCACGATTTTCCAATAAATCGTCAAAATTCGATTAGCATTTTTTGTAAATTCTAGGAATATATAATTTTCAAAATATTAAGCTTCAAATTAAAATCTTCTATCTTAAAACGGTTATATTACCATATATCCTAAGATAGAAATTAAACATTTATGTAAATATTCATTAAAATTATAGAATATAACTACTTTCCTACAAATGCTAAATGAGAAGTTTTAAATACTAAAAAATAGGAGAAAGAATATATGATAGCGGATTTAATTGGTTTGGTTTTATTTTTTATAGAATTAGGAGTATCACTCGCAATAGTTTATAGTATTTTGAATTATTTTTACCCTAATTCTTCTAGAAAACTTAAAATAGAAGCCTCAATATTTTTAGGCTTTATAGCTCTAGGGGTATTTATGTTATTTGTTTCTTTCAACTTTTTACTTGTCTTTTTGCTTATAGGCTTAGGGGTAATGTATGGTCTCAAGAAAGCAAAAAGTTAAAAAAATCTGTAACATACTTACGTAACTTTTAGTTATTTTTAATCACTTCTAATCCCCTTAAAACTATCAAATAAGCTGAAGCCATATGCCTATTAAAACTTAGCAATACCGTGAACAAGCAGTTGTTTCTTAGCAAAACGCGAAACCCTTTTATTTCCCCCTCCTACTCCTAATAAACCACCTTATATCTATAGTACTCTTACTCTTATCTTGAGCGATTTCTTACAATCTTTTTACATCCTCTACTGTAATTATATGTATTGATGAGACACTTTTCAGATAATCTCCTTAATATTGATAAAGAATTAAAATAAATTCTAGAACTTTAATC
It encodes the following:
- a CDS encoding amidohydrolase family protein is translated as MNLLKPFFLVLKHRLKKLLGENFIDERNRMIKDDPVNYVRFLFQDANIEGMVIDEGFGKKEIEPPVKYKLLFRIEKIINDEMFKKPFDKAIEYFEETLREKIRIGYAGFKTIIAYRTGLKISCNESKAFEEFYSGERDWFGRKAKALRDFLVCKTLEIAKELKVPIQVHTGAGDRDIKLDLSRPSYLTDVVRKYEGKVILVHAGYPYHRETAWMSYIFPSVYLDISQFNPLAPLSTFNVMKEIFEVSPANKVLYGSDAFNIPEIAWLGVKLAKESFEELRSEFLKRDLLSEDDLEVFKERFFYKNAEELYGF
- a CDS encoding glutamine synthetase family protein, with amino-acid sequence MSVSELLRKNNVEILRFTWVGLDGIIRSKGAYIDEVDNLVKTGIGLTMAMMSFTPMDYISPYGTFGPQDEDVFLTPDLSTLSIFPPSAVVLCYLYKGSSPWIYDPRSTLKKILEKYGEYEFKSSFEIEFYLIKDRKPYDDAKCFDSRAYYNNPIIPEIAKVAGSVGIIPLRVIKEYGPGQYEFDIQHKDAMRSADEVILFKEIARQIASKYNVEVNFMPKPFNKMAGSGLHLNFSMWKNGRNLFYEASDKYGLSDLAYNFIAGVIEHAKALTAIAAPTINSYKRLVPGSWAPTKITYGYNNKSAMLRIPTPYPGMSMQDRRIEYRVPDPTTNPYLLLSAFIEAGMDGIERGLKPPSPVNENAYFRKDIEDIPRNLREALNELKKDTRLIERVGKEIVEEFIKVKMAEIEEYESLVTDWEYEVYRYV
- a CDS encoding DUF973 family protein encodes the protein MNEEIKGIRKLKIGALLLTLAGIIPLAGTLTNLSIFLGVLAESNRSVSEFDHKFIKVEPIVIDIAIGMMVSSAILGLISIIIFRSGFLTLKKIDSRLGIGSIGAYLIFASIITYFISSSSQMIYYSYDSIIFLSSVFMFITGGIIIIIGFYRVGEKYGENLVSLGSILSIIFPLIGIAYLLVYLGLRGIEKKLRREENKVTKVV
- a CDS encoding ISNCY family transposase, which produces MNTNSLLQAYYNALQEALQQIFTALTSLRKDTLAKLVLGGVMGGTATEIAQATGMDYETVLKNLNKLANTNLTKIVKEIVQDHPVQLIIDDTHDHKQHARALPVSRNGAQVFYCREHKRYEPTIQLLIIAIKDLKTNETYIVTIIPYIPQKVVEILRERGEEVEFKTKIQEYLETLPILEKEFNVVCKVFDSWYVNSKTLLDDTVGELKANSRVTEGGRLVPVGEFPEGEYLVEYLGIPIKLLVIDDYKGFGRRYFFSTNVNDTAEDIITTWENRWDIEVLIRELKALGLEKGSFLTWVRNKGFITLKALSLLLVLLFKYSLGLYLGAKRIARVIKSIYQSLGGIKKLFKRRKKT
- a CDS encoding DUF4322 domain-containing protein, with the protein product MIIPGSVHPKTLAQIKEKLFSIINFKAEEVKKTLVTAALTKDSVENKAKEFGISPQTVRNYVKEQPQVIEQILNMIKTTSIKELGGRKRVKISID
- a CDS encoding conjugal transfer protein, producing the protein MEIPFVTLRSYSIPLLKTEIECPKLGGNLLIYALPDTGSRFSLINKRTLNECFDNLEERYLDTVILTNLNLYTKRYKLKFHFVELNKDFEIPVVVADFGEIGGIFPSLILGREDFFSRMLICFDKNTKLIIMKDYS